From the Musa acuminata AAA Group cultivar baxijiao chromosome BXJ3-1, Cavendish_Baxijiao_AAA, whole genome shotgun sequence genome, the window TGGAATGATATTCTTATTTTAGGAATTTCATTTAGACTTTGGTCTACTGCATTGTGCAGATTATCTTTCCTGTTAGTAGAAGAAATTCTTCAGCTCCTGCTGCTCCACGGGTAAAACTGGTTTCTACTTCAGAAGTGAAGACCTTGTTCTCCGTAGAGGATGTCAAACTTCCACCATGGTTAGATGGAATGTAAGCCATCCGATATTCCATTAAGATTGGCGACACATATGATTCTGTTTTCTTCTAAATGTGTTTTATTAAATGTTATTACTAAAATCTGTTTTTTGCTTAAACTGGCTGCTTTGTTTAAAGGTGCTTGGCTGAATACCTTCCTGCTATAGAAGACAATCTCAAATTGCAGGTTAGTTGCTTTCCTTCCTAAATAAAAATTCAGCAGTAATTAATTGATGCATCAGAATTTACCTCTACAGTTCATGAAATGTTATATCTAACTTCACAGTGAACAAGAGACCTAATGTATATTCATTTAGGAAACTTTAGTATATCTTCATGTCCCAGAGTCTGTATGCAGGACTTTTCAAGATATAAGATTAGAAGTGTGCTGCATTAaaagataatatttcataatatcAATTATCTAGCAAGACGTTTTACTAGTTTTTGTATGTCTTATTTCTAATGTACTGGGTTCCTTTAAAAGGTTGTGGAGGCAATTGCATCAATTGGTGCTAGAAGACGTTTTATTGAGGCATTATCTCCTCTGTTTGGAAGGCCACTAGAAGCTGATCCGGTTTGCCCTTATACAGCACTGTTGCGTAATCTTGTGTATTTTTTCAGAATTCATTATGTATTGTTTTTCAATCAGGTATTGTGCAGGAGAGCTACTGTGCTTTGTGCCTCTGGGGCTTTTACATTTTTGGTATGTTCAAGAATTGTTTATCTTCATTTTATGTGACAGGTGACTGGCATATAATGTGTAGTATCAGAGGCACAGCAAACTAAGGTCAACATAAGTGTAACTTAGCTAATATAGTTCAGACTGGTCATCAGAAATTAGCATTATTTTCAAATGAACTTCTACTTCAAGTTGGTTTATGCATAATTGCATATAAAACATAATCCCCCTAAATCCACTTTGCTTACTATTCCCAGAATGGGTGAAGCATGAATTAGGAACAGAATGTTTCTTGGTCTGATGAATTAAGACATGAATATATTGGCTGCATCTAGAAATTACAATCATATTTTGACCGGCATAAGGTGTGCTATATACATGCTGAAAATTTTCATCTTTTAAAATGAAATTCAATACTAGAGAGCACTCATAAAATCAGAACAAACTTCAGAAGTTTCAACCAAAGATATTGCTTTTTATGTTAGCCATCAAATTGACTATTTAATTCTTTTATTTACTTCATATGGTATCACATTTAGGAAGTCCCCTTTGTCTTTATCCATCTTCTGCCTCATGTACTTCTGTAAGCTATCTCTAAGTCAACCATTGTTAAGTCCAGGTTTGCTTGAGTCTTTTTTTCCTTAGTTTATGCTGTTGTGCTgtctttgcttattattttttatctggCCTAGTTGAACAGTAATCAATAGTAATAAGTTTATCTCAGATTTCATGCTTGTGCTACTTAATGTTTTATAACATGTTGAAGACATTCAGCTGAGATTGCAGTTTTTTTGTTTCTAGGTTCACTTTTCAATTCCCACACAGTTCCCAAAGCAGCAACCGACATTGGTAATGCAAAGTTCTCAGGTATCTTTAGTGTTTAGATCATCTTCTTCCAGTTATAGTTCTTGAGCTCCTGTTAAAGCTACTTCACAAGGGCCTGATCTTTTAGTTAGGTCAAGCTTAAGTTTTTGAGAAAATAGATTTCTGTTATACTCATGTGTTCTACCTGCGTCATGAAACTGCATTTATCTACCTTGTATTCTTTTGCACATAAGATTTTTCACTTATACTAGTTTGATAAGAATTAAGAAGAAaatcataattcttgaagaggacAATATTGAAATGGATAGTGTTAATATTTTTGAGAGGCTGGATCTTGCAGTGGCAAATTGTTGGGAATGTGTGACTCATTTTATAACCATAGTGTATGTTGAACTTTTGTACTGGAGAATCCCTACTGGGATTGTGTCAACTAGTGATCCTGCTCTGACATCCTTTCTTGCTCTGACTATAGCTTAAACATAGGGTATCAGCTTGCAGAGAGCTTCTAGATGGGACTTTTTGGAACACATTGTATTCATGTAATCATAATTTATGTATTTCCAATTTATTAAATAAGTTTGTTAGTGAAGTGGAGTATTTTCATGTACTTTCTCTATGGAACACATCTCAAAGTTATTTATTATTATGCATTAGATGATTGATATTCTGTAATCTGATCAACGTTCCGTCATGATATGCAGCATTTCAATTCTCAAGGCACACCAATATCCTCGCCGCTGATAAATGATTACCCTTGGAGTCCTAGATGGGATCCACCACAGATGGCTGAACGAATCTTGTAAGCATCGGCAGTGTCTAAATTTAGAAACTGTCTTGGAACATCTCTGATCATATCGTATATGCAGTGAATTCTTGGTCGATGAGTGTTTGAACTTTAAAAAGTTCTGCATTGATGCAATTCCTCAGTAAACCTGCATGACACTCGGTACAACCCTCATTTCCTCAAAGAATATGTTTTGCTTGTAAAGTCATTTTGTTTCTCCTCTTTTACATGGCTAtgtatgattaaatttgcttttggTGTAGAAAGCTGCCATTTGTTTCTTCCTAAGATGAACTTGAACCATGGGTCCATAACATGCATCAGGAAGAAATGGTCTCAGGAGGGCATTAGAACATCAAACACAGTGCCAAAGGTTGAGGTCTCAGATGCACATAATTGTAGCATGCAATGAATCCACTACCATGTAACAAACATCTACTCATAATTTCTGGCTTCCTAGTAATGTAACAATACTGTAATACTATCTTTGTGTGTGACATTAATTGATCTTTGatgaaagatattctctttatcaCATTAGGGCGGCCAATGTCGACTTCAATGACTTATGGCATTGGAGGAGGTGGTGCGCCGCGATAGCGAGCGATGATGACGAAGGTGGTGGCAGCTGCAGAGGTAGGTCGAGACAATCGTAAATTGTAAATCgacacggaggaggaggagggttagATCGAGAAAGAACttgattatataaatatttataaatgcgATGTCATAGAAAAGatatagaaaaaaaagaaagataaattttattttattaaaaaaattatatatataatgctaaactaataaaagtttttttaataaaaataagttATTGTATCAAAAAAAATCTCACTATTaggaaaatttaagatttttatataaaatgaGTGGGAGTTGAATAAATTATACTCGAAATTAAAATAAGTTATATTTAATTACATAATATattcaaaaaatttaatttcgataattaattattataatttttaaaaaaaataatattaataatcttACAATCATGTCCTAATAATTAATTCTATGGAAGTTTGGGTTAGTTTAGCATAAGCTAATAAATTTACGTTCGTAATTGAATTTAAACTATATTTGATTAAAAAAGTTCTAAGTTTTGATGgttaattattataaattcttaaaaaataataatattattaatcatcTAAGAAATATTTCTAATTGTTCTATAAAAGTTGACTTGATTATATACTTGAAATTAAACTAATTACATCTATCCGAGAAAtctttaattataattaaatttgaatcatgaaaatttttattatttataaaaattctCATGTAAAAATGAAtagctttttttttataaaatacctataaagatactaaaaataaaaaatatttttttatgtatgaGAAATAGGAAAAAGTAATATCTTCCACTATTTCCATTTGTCCATATGAGCCAGCAGACGCCACCATTCTTATCCATTCTTCCTTTGTCTCTATCTTTTAGTACCTCGTGCCGTCGCCGCCACCGTATAATCGCGTTGTTTGATTACATGTCTCTGACAGAGGAGGAGCTGGAGGTGGCGCTCACGCTCGACAGCCTCCCCGAGCTCGTCCTCGCGTCCGTCCACCGGGCGGCGCTCCACGTCCTTCCCGAGTCCCTCCGCTGGGGCTCCCGGAAGCCCCGGTCACTCCCCGGTCATCCTCTAatgccttctcctcctccgccgctccGTTACGGGGAGAAGAACGTCGACGGGGGAGTCACCGCCACCGCCACATCGAGCCCCTCTACGCCTCTCTCCTTCCAAGGCAGCGGCGGCAGCGAAGACATCGACGTCCGGCCCAAGCCGTGGGTGGAGCACCGCAAACAGTACATCCAGGTAAGCGTACcgtcagcctctctctctctctctctctctctagccagCTAAGATTTTTATTGTCTTTGATGCTTGCGGTGAGCAGTGGGTGGAAGAACAGAGTGAGCCGATGGCTTCGTTTGCCGACAAGAAAGCCAATCTCGAACGAGtgtgttcttttctttcttttcttctcttttgccaTTTTATTATCTATATTTTCTCTCGATTCCTTTTATTTCAActtaattgtatatatatatatatatatatatatatatatatatatatatatatatatatatatatatatatatatatatatatatgtgtgtgtgtgtatattctTAATGATAAGATGAATCAGGTGAGAGAGGAGTACGAAGCCCACTTGCTTAGTCCATCAGCAAACCCCTCCTTGCTTCCAGCGGCTGCACAACTGCGCCATGTAATCAATCTactccttctcttctcttcttcttctttaagatTGTGCGCCGAAGAGTGAATCGAATGTCTCGGCGGCAGGAAAAGATGCTATGGGTCGGTGGCGGCGATATGGTCCCCGTGGATCCCACAGCCGTCGACCACCGGTGGGCCCAGAGCGGCAGCCAACGGCCGGCCGCGGGTCGGGTCGGCCTCCCGGATCTGAACGTGACGCCCGACGACGAGGAGGCGGGGTGGGATTTGGTGTGGGGGTGGGGGGAACGGCAACACAGCACGTGCAAAGCGGCCACGTCGGCGCTGGCGAGACAGAGGAGACTTCAGATACAAAGGGCGAAGAGATACAGTCTGGTTTATGACCAATAAAATGCCAAGATTAAGTATTCATCTTCGATTTGGTTAGTGgggatttctttttgttttttattgacGTCAATGTTAAGCATTTGCTcacgaaaatattttttttcctattgattaaaaataatattttatgaaaaatattacaGCAAGTGAAGAAGGCTAAAACAACTATTTATTGGAATTCAAAAGACAAGCGATGCATTCATAATACTTAATATCAAGGAGTATATGGTACCACCTAACATTCAAAAGGAACATTATGATATTTAACCTTGAGAGAATTATGGTGTACCTAACATTCAAAATAAAATCTAGTATGCAATTGAGTATCGAATAATCTATTCCAAAGAAAAAAACCCCCACCAACCGTTCCTTTGGCCTCCTCTTTCATCTCAAACCAAAAGCATAGTACAAATGGAAAAAGCCGGATAAGTCTACAAAATATGAAGCTAGGAGGTTGAAAGTCTTGTTATAGAAAAGAAGTCAACCCAAGGTCAACCGTAAAACTTCCTCAAGAAACTATTTACTTGCTGCATACAGTCAGCTAACGTGCAATTTCTACCCACATTAGTGTCTATATGTAAGACTTCTTCGTAACTCAACATGTCACAGGTGAGAATCCCCAACTGGTGCAAGCCTCGCATAAGAGAGGAGGCATTTCGGTATGCTCAGACAAATGATTCAGTTTAAGTTGATGATTCAGTCTGACTGTGCGTGGAAGATCACACTACACCTGACGGAAGCCGTAGCACCAGCTGTCCACCGACAACACTGCAGGAGGAAGAGTGAGAACAAGTTTTGTATTAACGGCCATAATAGGTGCGTGTTCGTGGAAAGAATCTTCGTTACCTCTTCACATAATAATAGCAGAAATCAGCGAGAATGAAAGTTTGAACGATCTCGGCAAGAAGAACCATTGGTGGCCACAAACCATACCCTAAAGCTGTCAACAGTCGTCCACGAGTGTCCAGGACCTACAAGAGACACCGAGAAGGAAATGCATCATGCGACACGCCTGCTATAGCAGGAGACCATATTTCCAGAGGTTCATACTGAACCAAGACAATCAGGAAGAAAATAATTGCCTGATGCCAGACACTTGAATACAATTTATTTTTCCATGTTTTTCTTATTAAGTTTTACTTGATTCTTCTTCATATTATTTTCTCACTCAAAGATAATCACAAGACAATCAGGAAGAAAATAATTGTGGAATGGTCAAAATAGCATAAATTGGATTGGATTTCGAGAAaaacaaaggtttcaaccaacatCTACAGTAAGATAATGCAACAGCTGGTTCTCCATGAGTTTTGTGTCCAATCCATCAAGTTCACCTCAAAGAAGCAAATAATGTTACTAGACTAGATCTAACAAAGTAGAACTCATTGCACGGTTCTGTGGCTGCATATAATCAGACCTCTCGTGTGTCATGCAAATGGTTGGCATAAATATTGTGATGCATTGTGTACAACGCAAACTTCTGACTGTAAATACAATTAATAGAAACGATGACCTTGAAGATATATAGAAGATAAGAAGAGAGGAAAGACTTAAAATGGTACCAAATATTAGTCATGTGGaatgaaataaaatattaatactaATATTAGTCGTGGTGTGAAACATCAACATAAACAAATTGACAAGCAGGACAAGCCATGAGCATATAATTATGACCTCCACATCAAAACCAAGAAAATATAGATAGATATGCCTTTCGAGCTGACAACACAAAAATGGTGTGTTTCATTGGAGCTGCACTAACAAGGTTTAAAGAAAGAACAAGAGTCAATGTAAAATctaatttttaaatattcaaaattGAAGCTCAATAGGAAACTCATGTGCAATGATGCTGAGGCCTCAAGAGATCCAAAACTTATGCAGAAATAGTAACACATGTTTTCAATAATATGTGACTCTATATCAACAAATTATGACTATAAATGAAGAACCAGAGTATCCTACAAAGTTCTAGCCTTCAACAGtatgagaaaaatatatatatatcatgcttaTGCTTAAGAAGTCACTCTACTGTAAATACATCAGTGGTATATCAGTCATACAAATCCATAAAACCTAGTCAGAATGCAGAGTTTCATACTAAACCAACCTGAAGGACCCAGTGAGCGCAGCTCAGAAATCTTGCAATCCCAAGAGCAAAAACATAGTGAGCAGTGAACGGTTCTACAATCTGGGGATCATGTATGaagatacaattagaaactttttctttaaaaattTACAAGGTTCTCTGATTCCAGGTTGTACCTTCGTGTTCTGCATCAATCGTAACTGGGGCAACACCGAAACAGCTTCCAGATAAACACAAAAGGCCCAACAGATCCTATTGAAAATATTGTGAGATGTAGAAGGATGAACAGCAAGCGCTAACAGCACACAAGGCACAACCTGCAATCATATAAAGAGAGGTGAGATCCATTCATGATCTTATGAATAAAAAACAAGTTTTTTTATCACGGATAATTCTTTAAAGACCAGCAAAGAGACATGAATTTTCTTAAGAACTTCAAATGCGAAGAAACTTTGTAGCCATAATAGTAAAAAAGAAGCTGCCAAAAACCCAAAGATATAATAATAAAGAAATAGTAGTAACGATATAAATAAAAGCAACAAGCGTCCTTTTCCTTGACATGACTCTTTTGGCAATAACACAGTGCTTAATAAGTATTTTCTAagtaaagggaaaaaaaacacTGAAAAACAAATTCAACGACCAAGTATTTTTTTCATTACAGGTACAAAATAGTCCAAGTGATAAAATAAAACAATTACTTTgtccccaaaaaaaaaaaccaaatttcTAAAGTGTTTATCATGTATATAAAGCTTTTTTTATATAATACATGAGATGTCTTACCACAAAATATATAGCAAAATTGTCCTTATCCTCCATGTAACTTGGCCTCAGCTTAAAACGAATCATGTAAATAACCCAAAGAGTAGTAGCAAGTGTAGCAGTATCTAGCACTGTGTGTATATCGTATTCCATAACGAAACTGCAATAAAGTCTGGCAGCTAAAAACAAAGCTGTCAAATCCTGAGACTTCAACGAAAGCCCTGCATATTATAAAATTGTTAATGAAAGATAATTGGATCCACGAAATAAGTGCAATTTCTATAAACTTAGCATTAGGCAACATGAATTACAAAGCAACCAAAAACTGGTGACCTATTAAACCGGTTCCATATATAGGTAACAGAAATGTATTCTCGAAACGATCTTGATAAAATCAAATACTTAGAGATAAATGAGTAACAAATTGTAAGGTTAGAATATCTATCACATAGCTTAAGTGCTGCTCTAAGGCAGAATGTTCTGGATTCCCAATAAAAGGGCTTAATTgtcaattcacttcaaaaacaaacttgaaactCCTCCTCAGACAGGAATCGTATAATTATATCAGAAATTTGgtgcaaatgaaaaaaaaaaacattaaaaaGGTCCACCAGCATCATATAAGGTTAACATTTTTCCTCGTGGAtctttacataatttcatcatcttGCACATACTTGTAAAAGATAATTTTGCAATAATAATCAACAATGAGAATAGTTAGATAATGTAAAAGTACCAATAAAGCAACATGGATTATACGATAGAAATTTGATAAACTTAAAATGTAGAACAACAAGATCAACATTAAGCAAATGCACTATTCAAAACAGGGGGAAAAAAACTTCTTTCAATTTCTTCCCTTAGAAAACCTATTCTGCAAGTTTCAAGCTGGTAATTCCCATAAGCAAAACTCTTGAGCCttgtaattaactcaaaattctgaaACTATCAATGATATAATACTCTCCTTCGAACTTCCATTCCGCAAACCTAACATCGACATGCTCCCAAATCAGGGTCCTAGTCGAAACCAAAACCCCCT encodes:
- the LOC103980754 gene encoding uncharacterized protein LOC103980754 isoform X1 produces the protein MSLTEEELEVALTLDSLPELVLASVHRAALHVLPESLRWGSRKPRSLPGHPLMPSPPPPLRYGEKNVDGGVTATATSSPSTPLSFQGSGGSEDIDVRPKPWVEHRKQYIQWVEEQSEPMASFADKKANLERVREEYEAHLLSPSANPSLLPAAAQLRHEKMLWVGGGDMVPVDPTAVDHRWAQSGSQRPAAGRVGLPDLNVTPDDEEAGWDLVWGWGERQHSTCKAATSALARQRRLQIQRAKRYSLVYDQ
- the LOC103980754 gene encoding uncharacterized protein LOC103980754 isoform X2; protein product: MSLTEEELEVALTLDSLPELVLASVHRAALHVLPESLRWGSRKPRSLPGHPLMPSPPPPLRYGEKNVDGGVTATATSSPSTPLSFQGSGGSEDIDVRPKPWVEHRKQYIQVREEYEAHLLSPSANPSLLPAAAQLRHEKMLWVGGGDMVPVDPTAVDHRWAQSGSQRPAAGRVGLPDLNVTPDDEEAGWDLVWGWGERQHSTCKAATSALARQRRLQIQRAKRYSLVYDQ
- the LOC103979384 gene encoding uncharacterized protein LOC103979384, translating into MRGARRPIYAVATWVKRQPPKVKAFLCVVAGIAALVFLRFIVHDHDNLFIAAEAVHALGISVLIYKLTKERTCAGLSLKSQDLTALFLAARLYCSFVMEYDIHTVLDTATLATTLWVIYMIRFKLRPSYMEDKDNFAIYFVVVPCVLLALAVHPSTSHNIFNRICWAFCVYLEAVSVLPQLRLMQNTKIVEPFTAHYVFALGIARFLSCAHWVLQVLDTRGRLLTALGYGLWPPMVLLAEIVQTFILADFCYYYVKSVVGGQLVLRLPSGVV